The sequence TGGAGCCCTCCTCTAGGTCAAATCACCGCAGGCGCAGAAGACCTCGTGGACCAGATCGTAGAGTCTCTCCATTCCCTCTCCCCTTTTCGCGCTCACCCCCACCACCCTGCTGGGTGGAAGGAACTCGCGAAGGAGGGTGACGAGTCTTCCAGCCAACTCCGCCTCCACCCCAGGCATCCCCTCCAGCTTCGGCAGACCTTCCTCCAGACCCTCCCATCCACCCTCGAGCAGGTCCACTTTGTTCACCACGCAAAGGGTGGGAACCCCCAGCCTGAGTTGAACGGAGAGGTTGAGGAGCCTTGCCAGGGTGAGGCCAGCTGGATCCCCGAGGAGGGAGGCATCGAAGAGGAAGAGGGAGAGGCTGGTCCCATCGAGGAGGGAAAGGAGCTTTCTCCCGCCGTGGAAGAGAAAGACCTCAAGCTGACCCGGAGTGTCCAACAGCCTCACCTCGGCCTTCACCTTCCTTATCTCCTCGGCGAAGCCCTTGGCCCTCCTCTCGAGAAGGGAGGAGGCCTTCACCATGGCCCCGTTGGGCCCCAGCCCATATTCTTTCATCAAACCGGAAAGGGTGAAGTACCTGCGCAGGTCGAAAGAGGGTCTGAAGGGGAGCCTCTCGCAGCCGGGATCGAGATTCAGGAAGGCCACCTTCATTCCCCTCCTCTTCATCCACCTCCCAAAGGCATGTGTGAGGGTGGTCTTACCCGAACCCGCGGTCCCCAACACCGCTAGGTTGAGAGGATAGGGCAAGCCTAGTCCACCTTCTTTCCCATCTTCCTATCGGCCAGCCTGCTGTAGTACTCCACATTCTTCCCCGAGCCGTCGTAACCTTCCTCCACCATTATCTCCAGTTTTTCCCTCGTCAGGTCGAAGGGCCAAATCTGTCCCTTATT comes from Candidatus Hadarchaeales archaeon and encodes:
- a CDS encoding ATP/GTP-binding protein, with the protein product MGTAGSGKTTLTHAFGRWMKRRGMKVAFLNLDPGCERLPFRPSFDLRRYFTLSGLMKEYGLGPNGAMVKASSLLERRAKGFAEEIRKVKAEVRLLDTPGQLEVFLFHGGRKLLSLLDGTSLSLFLFDASLLGDPAGLTLARLLNLSVQLRLGVPTLCVVNKVDLLEGGWEGLEEGLPKLEGMPGVEAELAGRLVTLLREFLPPSRVVGVSAKRGEGMERLYDLVHEVFCACGDLT